The genomic region TGGAGATCTACGACAAGGCGGGCATGGCCATCACCGACGCTCGCGGCGCGGTGGAACTGGCCCTGCAGGAGGGTTTCCAGAAGGGTGAAGCACAGGGTTTTCAGAAGGGTGAAGCACAAGGGTATCAGAAGGGCGAAGAGCAAGGCATTCGCAAAGGCGAAGCGGCCCTGCTGCTGAAACAGTTGACCAAACGCTTCGGCCCCCTGCCCGACTCCCAGGTCGAAACCATCCTCGGCGCGGACAGCGAACTCCTGGAACGCTGGAGCGAGCGGATTTTCGAGGTTGGCACGCTGACGGAACTTCTGCAATAGGCCTTTGCGGACTGCGGCGGAGCAAACTTGCCTGGATGGCAAGTTCATGGCACCATGCGACCTCACGGAGGGGGATGGCATGAGTGTTTTCAACGATGAGCCGACGCTGGAAATCGCTGAACTTGGCTACGAGGTCTTCGCCGGGCAGGTGCGCCGCATGCTGCTAGACGTTGGCCCGCCTTTTTCGGTCACTCTCGGCGGACGTTGGGGCGCGGGCAAGACCTCCATGCTCATGGCTCTGCACGAATCCCTGAAGCCGAACAACACCTCCCTTGGCGACAACGCTCCCGAATTCGTCTGTCCCGTCTGGTTCAATCCCTGGCAGTATCAGGGGGAGAGCAACCCCATGGTGCCTCTGTTGCATGAAATCCGGCAACAGATCGGCCTCTGGCGCAGAACCTATTTCACATTGGAAAAGACCACGGAACAGATGGTGGATGTGGGTATCAAAGCCCTGGGCGCCTTCATCGATTCCGCCGGGCTGCTCGGTATGGGTCGCCGCACGGCCCACACCCTGGTTTCAGGGCTGGAAAAAGCCGCTGACCAACACCGCCGGAACAGCTTCGCCGAACCGTTGATGGCGCAGAAGTTCCAGGAAGAGTTCGAAAAGGCCATTCAGGCCGTCATCGGTGGCAAAAGCGAGGAAGCCCGGCTGGTCATCTTCATCGATGATCTCGACCGCTGCGCCGATTCGACGGTTTTTGCCCTGCTGGAAAGCATCAAGCTGTTTCTTTCCAGCAAGGCCTGCGTCTTTGTCTTCGCCCTGGACCGGGTGCATGTCGAAACCGCCGTGGCTCGCGCCGGAAACTACAGCAGCGCCGAAGCGGCTGATTATGTGGACAAACTCTTTCAGGCCCGGCTGCATCTGCCGCAACCAGACGAACGCGAATTAAGCCGCTTCATCGATTGTTTGTTGCGAAAAGGTGGCCTGGAGGGTTTTTTCAGCTCCGGAACAATCCTTCCTCTGCTGCCCCACAACCCCCGTGTTATCAAAAA from Magnetococcales bacterium harbors:
- a CDS encoding DUF4351 domain-containing protein, producing EIYDKAGMAITDARGAVELALQEGFQKGEAQGFQKGEAQGYQKGEEQGIRKGEAALLLKQLTKRFGPLPDSQVETILGADSELLERWSERIFEVGTLTELLQ